The Coffea arabica cultivar ET-39 chromosome 9e, Coffea Arabica ET-39 HiFi, whole genome shotgun sequence genome has a window encoding:
- the LOC113709848 gene encoding F-box/LRR-repeat protein At3g26922-like produces the protein MEKKAKKARSAPPQSRQKDWIDQLPEEILGNILSRMAMKEAARTSILSRRWRNLWKIYGSHLDFDASETMRLMFDGVKERHIEAPKYRDWVNQVLDSHEGSSLERLRIAFDLGGSYIYATAVDKWIDFAIVKRVQRLEVDLTAAAGCYTCSDSVYTFPSWLLDLPSDFPSFDRLTALCLKSVSITEEDLAYFLSTCPFLEQLTVENSSSLQNFRVSGQSLKLKHLEIGYCQKLQNVEVSAAILVSFKYAGPRINICLIQVPELALVSFSNQYCEKFIINSPSSLYLSRLEKLELDLRFTGSARCVGFPSNFPEFSNLKHLELKFVAVADESVLFFSSIIGASPGLIKLTLKYDIDWATRHQTLSNPEVFRNQGMLEVCEKEWEEQARRYSHKCLNVIEFVGWAGIKTDVQLANYLLENAISLEKIIVDRRIPRYTRTSWNEELCPMPGNREAALLSAKELQRKLPPRAQLIIV, from the exons ATGGAGAAAAAGGCGAAGAAGGCCCGTAGTGCACCACCGCAGTCGCGCCAGAAG GATTGGATTGATCAGTTGCCGGAAGAAATTCTGGGAAACATATTGTCACGCATGGCGATGAAAGAGGCAGCAAGGACAAGTATCCTTTCTCGTAGGTGGAGGAACCTCTGGAAAATTTATGGTAGCCATTTGGATTTTGATGCATCGGAAACAATGCGGCTTATGTTCGATGGGGTTAAAGAACGCCACATCGAAGCACCAAAATATCGAGATTGGGTTAATCAAGTCTTAGATTCACATGAAGGTTCATCATTAGAACGACTGAGAATTGCTTTTGACTTGGGCGGGTCATATATTTATGCAACTGCTGTTGATAAATGGATCGACTTTGCCATCGTGAAAAGAGTCCAAAGGCTTGAAGTGGATCTGACTGCAGCTGCCGGATGTTATACCTGTTCTGATAGTGTCTATACTTTCCCGTCCTGGTTGCTGGATTTACCTTCTGATTTTCCGAGTTTTGACAGACTAACAGCCCTGTGCTTGAAGTCTGTTTCGATAACTGAAGAAGATCTTGCATACTTCTTATCAACATGTCCTTTCCTCGAGCAACTAACGGTGGAAAATTCTTCCTCTCTGCAAAACTTCAGAGTTTCGGGTCAGTCGCTCAAGTTGAAGCACTTGGAGATTGGATACTGCCAGAAGTTGCAGAATGTTGAGGTTTCAGCTGCAATTCTTGTATCTTTCAAATACGCCGGGCCAAGGATAAACATATGCCTAATACAAGTTCCAGAACTCGCTTTAGTTTCCTTTAGTAATCAATACTGTGAGAAGTTCATCATCAATTCTCCAAGTTCTTTGTATCTCTCTCGGCTGGAGAAACTGGAATTGGATCTGAGGTTCACG GGTTCAGCAAGATGCGTAGGTTTTCCATCTAATTTTCCGGAattcagcaaccttaagcactTGGAATTGAAATTTGTAGCAGTTGCCGATGAAAGTGTTCTCTTCTTCAGCTCCATCATAGGTGCATCTCCTGGACTAATTAAGTTGACATTGAAGTATGACATTGATTGGGCAACAAGACACCAAACCTTATCAAATCCAGAAGTATTTAGAAACCAAGGAATGTTAGAAGTGTGTGAGAAGGAGTGGGAAGAGCAAGCAAGGAGATACAGTCACAAGTGTCTCAACGTGATCGAATTTGTTGGTTGGGCTGGGATCAAGACCGATGTTCAACTTGCCAATTATTTGCTCGAGAATGCCATCTCACTAGAGAAGATCATAGTTGATCGCCGAATTCCTCGTTATACTCGAACATCATGGAATGAAGAGCTCTGTCCAATGCCAGGGAACAGGGAAGCTGCTTTACTAAGTGCGAAGGAGCTTCAGAGGAAACTACCTCCCAGAGCCCAGCTGATTATAGTTTAG